Proteins encoded within one genomic window of Actinomycetota bacterium:
- a CDS encoding Ca2+-dependent phosphoinositide-specific phospholipase C, which translates to MSRRLGFSLVLVLVAFASVAARAEGGAQEGLRLNDVQARGTHNSYHRDPKFPGRDADQLGWDYSRKPLPNQFEEQDVRQVELDVHYNWARDDFEVYHAWFADDRTTCELLSECLALLRSWSDAHPTAHPIAVLIEPKDAGPPKNTELPENGDPFTRPFTAAEYDKLDRVLFDAFGGALADGGRVITPDDVTTAGKTLRDSITTDGWPLLDTLRGDVLYLLDGSDHAEPYSDGWTSLAGRAMFVQAEPEQAVAAFVGRDGARLAGEDKYGRMQRLVAQGFMVRDLVSPSEFDVAKAAGAHFLSTDAPDELILSASPGAPSRCNPVTTVARSCDDLSIETHAHTPGYEPPPDTTSDETDQVLYEKADRLVVRSVESAAEYLGLPSGS; encoded by the coding sequence ATGAGCAGAAGACTTGGTTTCTCACTGGTGCTGGTGCTGGTTGCGTTCGCGAGTGTCGCGGCGCGCGCGGAAGGTGGGGCACAGGAAGGGCTGCGGCTGAACGATGTGCAGGCGCGCGGCACGCACAACAGCTACCACCGCGATCCGAAGTTCCCCGGCCGCGACGCGGACCAGCTTGGGTGGGATTACTCGCGCAAGCCGCTTCCCAACCAGTTCGAGGAGCAGGACGTGCGCCAGGTGGAACTGGACGTTCACTACAACTGGGCGCGCGACGACTTCGAGGTCTACCACGCGTGGTTCGCCGACGACCGCACGACGTGTGAGTTGCTCTCCGAATGCCTCGCGCTGCTTCGTTCCTGGTCCGACGCTCATCCCACCGCGCACCCGATTGCGGTCCTGATCGAGCCCAAGGACGCCGGCCCGCCGAAGAACACCGAGTTGCCCGAGAACGGCGATCCATTTACTCGACCGTTCACGGCCGCGGAGTACGACAAGCTCGACCGCGTGCTCTTCGACGCTTTCGGTGGTGCACTTGCCGACGGCGGCCGAGTGATCACGCCCGACGACGTTACGACGGCAGGAAAGACCCTTCGCGACTCCATCACCACCGACGGGTGGCCGCTGCTCGACACCTTGCGCGGCGACGTGCTGTATCTGCTCGACGGCTCCGACCACGCCGAGCCGTACAGCGATGGATGGACGAGTCTCGCTGGGCGCGCGATGTTCGTGCAGGCCGAGCCCGAGCAGGCGGTCGCCGCGTTCGTCGGCCGCGACGGCGCGCGCCTTGCCGGCGAAGACAAGTACGGTCGAATGCAGCGACTCGTCGCTCAGGGCTTCATGGTTCGCGACCTCGTGAGTCCCTCCGAGTTCGACGTCGCAAAGGCGGCCGGCGCGCACTTCCTGAGCACGGACGCCCCCGATGAGTTGATCCTGAGCGCATCCCCCGGCGCGCCGTCGCGTTGCAACCCGGTCACGACTGTGGCGCGCTCATGCGACGATCTATCGATCGAAACCCACGCGCACACGCCCGGCTACGAACCGCCGCCCGACACCACCAGCGACGAGACCGATCAAGTCCTCTACGAAAAAGCAGACCGCCTCGTTGTGCGTTCGGTCGAGTCCGCAGCGGAGTACCTGGGCCTACCTTCGGGTTCTTAG
- a CDS encoding helix-hairpin-helix domain-containing protein yields MARGSTGKNDELQAIPGVGPSLSKDLHDLGVRQVSDLTKRDPQVMYEDLCDLRNTHQDRCVLYVFRCAVYYARNSDRDPELLKWWNWTDARMQARA; encoded by the coding sequence GTGGCGCGCGGATCGACCGGGAAGAACGATGAACTCCAAGCTATTCCTGGGGTCGGGCCCAGTCTTTCCAAGGATTTGCACGACCTCGGCGTGCGACAGGTTTCCGATCTGACGAAGCGCGACCCGCAGGTCATGTACGAGGATCTGTGTGATCTTCGCAACACGCATCAGGATCGGTGCGTCCTGTACGTCTTTCGGTGCGCGGTCTACTACGCGCGCAACTCCGATCGCGATCCGGAACTGCTCAAGTGGTGGAACTGGACCGACGCGCGCATGCAGGCGCGCGCCTAA